A single Anopheles funestus chromosome 2RL, idAnoFuneDA-416_04, whole genome shotgun sequence DNA region contains:
- the LOC125761481 gene encoding muscle-specific homeobox protein tinman isoform X1, with protein MLQQGYCDLTHADLSSGSETNNNTPFSVKDILNMVESGAGVMDSYLNCQMESAPNHFAYTPYTGYETSYHPPDPYGMISHGYLSQAHHHHDLNYGPSTYDFSSASVPSTVLPPHLPPPHYSHTPQSYGYHNATISSATISANTTSSPALSSVASSVGSELELGAYGNPEKSSMISEHEHQCSNFLLQDVRPTLLDTSTPLDNVSDTRSPHDGIKVKEESFSSVSTCVTSEHVQELDSLCQLNNNTNTEEDMLQKECSTQLVTSSRCELRKNGKLRAKRKPRILFSQGQVLELERRFRQQRYLSAPERETLASILKLTPTQVKIWFQNRRYKSKRVQIESASTSKCDTTSSGTGVPRCPSDSGSSSKDYDELSLGITVGAGSGTYGAGFHATNSTTGPTMGSSMSSSIGGGSSTTVPPPPYPSYGIQYSEQYSSTPPPPPPNPYYDQKVSYW; from the exons atgctccAGCAAGGATATTGTGATCTAACACACGCGGACTTATCAAGTGGTAGTGAGACGAACAATAATACACCATTCTCGGTAAAGGACATACTCAACATGGTCGAATCAGGTGCCGGAGTAATGGATAGTTATCTGAATTGTCAAATGGAAAG TGCTCCTAACCACTTTGCATACACACCTTACACCGGTTACGAAACTTCCTATCATCCACCGGATCCGTACGGCATGATTTCCCACGGTTACCTGTCGCAAGCTCACCATCACCATGACCTCAACTATGGTCCTTCGACGTACGACTTTAGCTCCGCTTCTGTTCCCTCAACCGTCTTACCACCTCACTTACCTCCACCCCATTATTCGCACACCCCTCAATCCTACGGCTATCATAATGCAACGATCAGCTCGGCCACTATCTCCGCCAACACAACATCCAGTCCAGCACTCAGTTCCGTAGCCAGCTCTGTGGGATCCGAGCTAGAATTAGGCGCCTACGGTAATCCGGAAAAGTCCTCCATGATAAGCGAACACGAACATCAGTGTTCGAACTTTCTGCTACAGGACGTTCGACCCACACTGCTCGATACTAGCACACCTTTGGATAATGTATCGGACACGCGAAGTCCTCACGATGGTATCAAGGTAAAGGAAGAATCCTTCTCGAGCGTTTCCACCTGCGTAACGTCGGAACACGTGCAGGAATTGGACAGTTTGTGTCAGCtgaacaacaacaccaacaccgaGGAGGATATGTTGCAAA AAGAATGTAGCACCCAGCTCGTCACATCGTCCCGTTGCGAGTTACGCAAGAACGGTAAACTACGGGCGAAACGGAAGCCACGCATTCTGTTCTCCCAGGGACAGGTGTTGGAACTCGAGCGACGGTTTCGCCAGCAGCGCTACCTGTCGGCACCGGAGCGCGAAACCCTGGCCAGTATCTTGAAGTTGACACCAACTCAGGTGAAGATCTGGTTTCAAAATCGTCGCTACAAATCAAAACGCGTCCAGATAGAGAGTGCGTCCACGTCCAAGTGTGACACAACATCTTCCGGCACCGGTGTTCCTAGGTGTCCCTCAGATTCTGGATCTAGCAGCAAAGATTATGATGAACTATCGCTCGGAATTACGGTTGGGGCAGGGTCGGGAACTTATGGTGCCGGGTTTCATGCGACGAACAGTACCACAGGACCTACGATGGGATCAAGTATGAGCTCGTCGATCGGTGGAGGATCTTCAACTACAGTACCGCCACCTCCTTATCCATCCTATGGCATCCAGTACTCCGAACAGTACTCATCGAcacctcctcctccaccacccAATCCTTACTACGATCAAAAAGTGTCCTACTGGTAG
- the LOC125761481 gene encoding muscle-specific homeobox protein tinman isoform X2, with protein sequence MLQQGYCDLTHADLSSGSETNNNTPFSVKDILNMVESGAGVMDSYLNCQMESAPNHFAYTPYTGYETSYHPPDPYGMISHGYLSQAHHHHDLNYGPSTYDFSSASVPSTVLPPHLPPPHYSHTPQSYGYHNATISSATISANTTSSPALSSVASSVGSELELGAYGNPEKSSMISEHEHQCSNFLLQDVRPTLLDTSTPLDNVSDTRSPHDGIKVKEESFSSVSTCVTSEHVQELDSLCQLNNNTNTEEDMLQKCSTQLVTSSRCELRKNGKLRAKRKPRILFSQGQVLELERRFRQQRYLSAPERETLASILKLTPTQVKIWFQNRRYKSKRVQIESASTSKCDTTSSGTGVPRCPSDSGSSSKDYDELSLGITVGAGSGTYGAGFHATNSTTGPTMGSSMSSSIGGGSSTTVPPPPYPSYGIQYSEQYSSTPPPPPPNPYYDQKVSYW encoded by the exons atgctccAGCAAGGATATTGTGATCTAACACACGCGGACTTATCAAGTGGTAGTGAGACGAACAATAATACACCATTCTCGGTAAAGGACATACTCAACATGGTCGAATCAGGTGCCGGAGTAATGGATAGTTATCTGAATTGTCAAATGGAAAG TGCTCCTAACCACTTTGCATACACACCTTACACCGGTTACGAAACTTCCTATCATCCACCGGATCCGTACGGCATGATTTCCCACGGTTACCTGTCGCAAGCTCACCATCACCATGACCTCAACTATGGTCCTTCGACGTACGACTTTAGCTCCGCTTCTGTTCCCTCAACCGTCTTACCACCTCACTTACCTCCACCCCATTATTCGCACACCCCTCAATCCTACGGCTATCATAATGCAACGATCAGCTCGGCCACTATCTCCGCCAACACAACATCCAGTCCAGCACTCAGTTCCGTAGCCAGCTCTGTGGGATCCGAGCTAGAATTAGGCGCCTACGGTAATCCGGAAAAGTCCTCCATGATAAGCGAACACGAACATCAGTGTTCGAACTTTCTGCTACAGGACGTTCGACCCACACTGCTCGATACTAGCACACCTTTGGATAATGTATCGGACACGCGAAGTCCTCACGATGGTATCAAGGTAAAGGAAGAATCCTTCTCGAGCGTTTCCACCTGCGTAACGTCGGAACACGTGCAGGAATTGGACAGTTTGTGTCAGCtgaacaacaacaccaacaccgaGGAGGATATGTTGCAAA AATGTAGCACCCAGCTCGTCACATCGTCCCGTTGCGAGTTACGCAAGAACGGTAAACTACGGGCGAAACGGAAGCCACGCATTCTGTTCTCCCAGGGACAGGTGTTGGAACTCGAGCGACGGTTTCGCCAGCAGCGCTACCTGTCGGCACCGGAGCGCGAAACCCTGGCCAGTATCTTGAAGTTGACACCAACTCAGGTGAAGATCTGGTTTCAAAATCGTCGCTACAAATCAAAACGCGTCCAGATAGAGAGTGCGTCCACGTCCAAGTGTGACACAACATCTTCCGGCACCGGTGTTCCTAGGTGTCCCTCAGATTCTGGATCTAGCAGCAAAGATTATGATGAACTATCGCTCGGAATTACGGTTGGGGCAGGGTCGGGAACTTATGGTGCCGGGTTTCATGCGACGAACAGTACCACAGGACCTACGATGGGATCAAGTATGAGCTCGTCGATCGGTGGAGGATCTTCAACTACAGTACCGCCACCTCCTTATCCATCCTATGGCATCCAGTACTCCGAACAGTACTCATCGAcacctcctcctccaccacccAATCCTTACTACGATCAAAAAGTGTCCTACTGGTAG